The Acidobacteriota bacterium genome contains a region encoding:
- a CDS encoding DPP IV N-terminal domain-containing protein encodes MRFHLPSRLLLALVAALLVFPVFAEADAAPSTVADEPVRLTLDDIFSPAAMMPRGPSSFAWSPDGATLAFRDRDDEGEALWLLDATEGERSALLRPEEDSEGEGGDAGGGHPGGGAGVGTFHWAPDSSWLLLERDDDLHRLDRASGEVTALTDNELEENDPKISPDGQHIGFVRDDDLWVLEVASGDETRLTFDGRHNRILNGTTDWVYWEELWGRAGTGFWWAPEGDRIAFYRFDEEGVPTYPLIDFQGTYPVIEHQKYPKAGQTNPRVRVGVVEVDSGELLWLSTGDDDREYLARVHWRPDGEAIAVHRINRDQNRLDILLCGTDDGACETVYTETAETWVYIEEKFQFLSDGGFVRDSEQDGWRHLYRHGADGAMTAQLTDGDWAVSSVESIDEGRGEVVFTAFGEGPMGAKDRRVMAVALDGASAPRALTEGAGWHRARVAPKTGHWVHEHSRANDAGGRVVKTADGRQIADLSSQPPALDPAGLPKWEFLTIPGPEGSNLPARLMLPAGVEPGDEGTKRHPVIMYHYGGPASQVVRDAWSVRDGWSRMMATRGFGVLMVDNQASVFFGKTGADRVHRRFGPTNLAAQEAAVAWLKEQSWADAERIGLWGWSGGGSNTLYCLFNSPRTWKAGVAGAPVTRWDLYDTIWTERYLDHPESNEEGYRLSSPVTHAENLDSALLVIHGVADDNVHPQNTLVLANALIQAGKPFEQGIYPGQKHGFRGKSARHFYDHMTRFFERELSNR; translated from the coding sequence ATGCGCTTCCACCTTCCCAGTCGCCTGCTTCTCGCGCTCGTCGCCGCACTGCTCGTCTTCCCGGTCTTCGCCGAGGCGGACGCGGCGCCCAGCACCGTCGCTGACGAACCCGTTCGCCTGACCCTGGACGACATTTTCTCGCCGGCGGCGATGATGCCGCGCGGCCCGAGTTCCTTCGCCTGGTCGCCGGACGGCGCCACTCTGGCCTTCCGCGACCGGGACGACGAGGGCGAGGCCCTCTGGCTGCTCGACGCGACGGAAGGTGAGCGCAGCGCGCTACTGCGACCCGAGGAGGACAGCGAAGGCGAAGGCGGAGACGCCGGCGGCGGGCACCCCGGCGGAGGCGCCGGAGTTGGCACCTTCCACTGGGCACCGGACAGCTCTTGGCTGCTGCTCGAACGGGACGACGATCTCCATCGCCTCGATCGCGCCAGCGGCGAGGTCACCGCCCTGACGGACAACGAACTGGAGGAAAACGATCCGAAGATCTCGCCGGACGGCCAGCACATCGGCTTCGTGCGGGACGACGACCTGTGGGTGCTGGAGGTGGCGAGCGGCGACGAGACGCGCTTGACCTTCGACGGGCGCCACAACCGGATTTTGAACGGCACCACCGACTGGGTGTATTGGGAGGAGCTGTGGGGTCGCGCCGGAACCGGCTTCTGGTGGGCGCCGGAGGGAGACCGCATCGCCTTCTACCGCTTCGACGAAGAGGGGGTGCCGACCTATCCGCTGATCGACTTTCAGGGTACCTACCCGGTGATCGAGCACCAGAAGTACCCGAAGGCCGGCCAGACCAATCCGCGAGTGCGGGTCGGCGTGGTGGAGGTCGACTCCGGCGAGCTTCTGTGGCTCTCGACCGGTGACGACGACCGCGAATACCTGGCCCGGGTCCACTGGCGGCCGGACGGCGAGGCGATCGCCGTGCACCGCATCAACCGCGACCAGAACCGCCTGGACATCCTGCTGTGCGGCACCGACGACGGAGCCTGCGAAACCGTCTACACGGAAACGGCGGAAACCTGGGTGTACATCGAGGAGAAGTTTCAGTTTCTTTCAGACGGCGGCTTCGTGCGGGATTCGGAGCAGGACGGCTGGCGCCATCTCTACCGCCACGGAGCGGACGGCGCGATGACGGCCCAACTGACGGACGGCGACTGGGCGGTGTCCTCCGTCGAGAGCATCGACGAAGGGCGCGGCGAGGTCGTGTTCACCGCCTTCGGCGAGGGGCCGATGGGAGCCAAGGACCGGCGGGTGATGGCCGTCGCCCTGGACGGCGCCTCAGCGCCCCGTGCGCTGACCGAGGGCGCAGGCTGGCACCGGGCGCGGGTCGCTCCCAAGACCGGGCACTGGGTGCACGAGCACAGCCGCGCCAACGATGCCGGCGGGCGGGTGGTGAAAACAGCCGACGGCCGCCAGATCGCCGATCTGTCCTCGCAGCCGCCGGCGCTCGATCCCGCTGGGCTGCCAAAGTGGGAGTTCTTGACCATCCCCGGCCCCGAAGGTTCGAATCTGCCGGCTCGCCTGATGTTGCCGGCCGGCGTCGAGCCGGGGGACGAAGGTACAAAACGCCACCCGGTGATCATGTACCACTACGGCGGCCCGGCCTCGCAGGTGGTGCGGGACGCTTGGAGCGTGCGGGACGGCTGGAGCCGGATGATGGCGACCCGCGGCTTCGGGGTGCTGATGGTGGACAACCAGGCTTCGGTATTCTTCGGCAAGACCGGCGCGGACCGCGTTCACCGGCGCTTCGGCCCGACCAACCTGGCGGCCCAGGAGGCGGCGGTGGCGTGGCTGAAGGAGCAGTCCTGGGCGGATGCGGAGCGTATCGGCCTGTGGGGCTGGTCCGGCGGCGGCTCGAACACCCTTTACTGCCTGTTCAATAGCCCGCGCACCTGGAAAGCCGGCGTGGCCGGCGCCCCGGTGACTCGCTGGGACCTCTACGACACCATCTGGACGGAACGCTACCTCGACCACCCGGAATCGAACGAAGAGGGCTACCGCCTATCGTCGCCGGTGACCCACGCGGAGAACCTGGATTCCGCCCTGCTGGTGATCCACGGCGTGGCGGACGACAATGTCCACCCGCAGAACACCCTGGTGCTAGCCAACGCCCTGATCCAGGCCGGCAAACCCTTCGAACAGGGCATCTACCCGGGGCAGAAGCACGGCTTCCGCGGCAAGTCCGCGCGCCACTTCTACGACCACATGACGCGGTTTTTCGAACGGGAGTTGTCGAACAGATGA
- the fabF gene encoding beta-ketoacyl-ACP synthase II — protein sequence MKRRVVITGVGLLSPLGIGTEVNWTGLLAGRSGIGGITRFDVTDDYPSRIAGEVHGFDPEDFVDKKEVKKSDTFIHYALAAADFALEDSGLVLDDVDRDRAGAMIGSGIGGLPLIESMHETLLNRGPKRVSPFFIPGLIVNMAAGQVSIRHGLRGPNSAPCTACTTGLHAVGDAFRLIQRGDADVMFAGGTEAVITPLSLAGFAAMRALSTRNDEPEKASRPWDKDRDGFVIGEGAGVLVLETLEAAKARGAEIYAEIVGYGMSGDAYHISAPLPDGDGAARAMAEALSDAEVAPETIGYINAHGTSTPLGDLGEVQAVHRIFGDHAHRLAVSSTKSSTGHLLGAAGGLEAGILALALKERTLPPTLNLDEPGEGCDLDFVPHQAREVPNLEAAITNSFGFGGTNGSLVMRRVD from the coding sequence ATGAAACGCCGCGTGGTCATCACCGGAGTCGGCCTCCTGTCGCCCTTGGGTATCGGTACAGAGGTCAACTGGACAGGTCTGCTCGCCGGGCGGAGCGGCATCGGCGGGATCACCAGGTTCGACGTCACCGACGACTATCCGTCGCGCATCGCCGGCGAGGTCCACGGCTTCGATCCGGAAGACTTTGTGGACAAGAAGGAAGTCAAGAAGAGCGACACCTTCATCCACTACGCCCTGGCGGCGGCGGACTTCGCCCTCGAGGACTCGGGGCTGGTGCTCGATGACGTCGATCGCGACCGGGCCGGGGCCATGATCGGCTCCGGCATCGGCGGTTTGCCGCTCATCGAGTCGATGCACGAAACCCTGCTCAACCGCGGGCCGAAGCGCGTATCACCGTTCTTCATTCCCGGCCTGATCGTCAACATGGCGGCCGGGCAGGTGTCCATCCGCCACGGCCTGCGCGGCCCCAACTCGGCGCCCTGCACCGCCTGCACCACCGGCCTGCACGCCGTGGGGGACGCTTTCCGACTGATTCAGCGGGGCGATGCGGACGTCATGTTCGCCGGCGGTACCGAAGCGGTGATCACCCCGCTTTCGCTTGCCGGCTTCGCCGCCATGCGGGCGCTTTCGACCCGCAACGACGAGCCGGAAAAAGCTTCGCGTCCGTGGGACAAGGACCGCGACGGCTTCGTGATCGGTGAGGGAGCCGGGGTGTTGGTGCTCGAAACGCTGGAGGCGGCCAAGGCGCGCGGGGCGGAGATCTACGCCGAAATCGTTGGCTATGGCATGAGCGGTGACGCGTACCACATCTCGGCGCCGCTACCGGATGGCGACGGTGCCGCCCGGGCGATGGCGGAGGCCCTGTCCGACGCCGAGGTGGCGCCGGAGACGATCGGCTACATCAACGCCCACGGCACCTCCACGCCGCTGGGCGATCTCGGCGAAGTGCAGGCCGTCCACCGCATTTTCGGCGATCACGCCCACCGGCTGGCGGTGTCTTCCACCAAGTCGTCGACCGGCCACCTGCTGGGCGCTGCCGGCGGTTTGGAAGCGGGCATCCTGGCCCTGGCGCTCAAGGAGCGCACCTTGCCTCCCACCCTCAACCTCGACGAGCCCGGCGAAGGCTGCGATCTCGACTTCGTACCCCACCAAGCCCGCGAGGTGCCGAACCTCGAAGCGGCGATCACCAATTCCTTCGGCTTCGGAGGGACCAACGGGTCCCTCGTCATGCGCCGCGTGGACTAG
- a CDS encoding acyl carrier protein, with protein sequence MSTEDKVKGIIVEQLGVESDEVTTGASFTDDLGADSLDIVELVMAFEEEFGIEIPDEEAEKIATVEDAVKYIDANPKSEN encoded by the coding sequence ATGTCTACTGAAGATAAGGTCAAGGGAATCATCGTCGAGCAGCTCGGTGTGGAGTCTGATGAGGTCACCACCGGCGCGAGCTTCACGGATGATCTGGGAGCCGATTCCCTCGACATCGTCGAGCTGGTGATGGCCTTCGAGGAAGAGTTCGGAATCGAGATTCCGGACGAGGAGGCGGAGAAGATCGCCACCGTCGAAGACGCCGTCAAGTACATCGACGCCAACCCCAAGAGCGAGAACTGA
- the fabG gene encoding 3-oxoacyl-[acyl-carrier-protein] reductase, with product MTRFEGRTALVTGASQGIGEAIARRLSADGATVILAARNRERLEQVAAELTDAGGTAHVFPLDLSDGAAVEERVAELPAEVEILVNNAGITADNLLARMSLDDWDRVLRTNLTGAFVLTKALVRGMMRKRWGRILSVSSVVGLMGNPGQANYAASKAGLVGFTKSLAKELGSRGITVNVVAPGYITTAMTERLPEASRQELTGAIPLKRIGTVDDIAAATAFLASDEAGYITGHVLNVSGGLYI from the coding sequence GTGACGAGATTCGAAGGCAGGACGGCCCTGGTGACCGGGGCCTCGCAGGGCATCGGTGAGGCCATCGCGCGCCGCTTGTCGGCGGACGGGGCGACGGTGATCCTGGCGGCGCGCAACCGAGAGCGCCTCGAGCAGGTGGCGGCGGAGCTGACCGATGCGGGCGGCACGGCACACGTTTTCCCCCTCGATCTTTCCGACGGGGCGGCCGTCGAGGAGCGGGTGGCGGAGCTGCCGGCGGAGGTCGAGATCCTGGTCAACAACGCCGGCATCACCGCCGACAATCTGCTCGCCCGCATGTCCTTGGACGACTGGGACCGGGTGCTCCGCACCAACTTGACCGGCGCCTTCGTATTGACCAAGGCGCTCGTGCGGGGCATGATGCGCAAGCGTTGGGGGAGGATCCTGTCGGTTTCTTCGGTGGTCGGCCTGATGGGCAATCCCGGCCAGGCCAACTATGCCGCCTCGAAGGCGGGCCTCGTCGGCTTCACCAAGTCGCTGGCTAAGGAGCTGGGGAGCCGGGGCATCACCGTGAACGTCGTGGCGCCGGGGTACATCACCACGGCGATGACCGAGCGGCTGCCGGAAGCGTCGCGCCAAGAACTGACCGGAGCCATCCCCCTGAAACGGATCGGAACCGTTGACGACATCGCCGCCGCCACGGCCTTCCTGGCCAGCGACGAGGCGGGATACATTACCGGCCACGTTCTGAACGTGTCCGGAGGACTGTATATCTGA
- the fabD gene encoding ACP S-malonyltransferase codes for MAKTAFVFPGQGSQKVGMGQDWAEGWSEARDVFAEADDVLGFALSTLCWEGPEEDLRLTANTQPALLTVSTAVHRVVARDREAGPGKFEAAAVAGHSLGEYSALVAAGVLTFADALRLVRRRGEQMQLAVPAGEGTMAAILGLDGDALAAITGEAAGDQVCSVANYNAPGQIVIAGHRAAVERAVELAKPAGAKKAVMLPVSAPFHCSLMAPAREAMAEALAATEFRDPSVPVVTNVDARPVTSGAQARDALVRQIDSPVRWVESIETMVGELGVGRFCELGPGKVLCGMIRRIARGSSQVAIGEAEAYRALEA; via the coding sequence ATGGCGAAGACGGCATTTGTGTTTCCCGGCCAGGGATCCCAGAAGGTGGGCATGGGCCAGGACTGGGCGGAAGGCTGGAGCGAGGCGCGGGACGTCTTCGCCGAAGCCGACGACGTTTTGGGCTTTGCTCTGTCGACCCTGTGCTGGGAAGGTCCGGAAGAGGACCTTCGCCTCACCGCCAACACCCAGCCGGCACTGCTGACGGTTTCCACCGCGGTTCATCGCGTGGTGGCCCGCGACCGGGAGGCCGGCCCCGGCAAGTTCGAAGCCGCAGCGGTGGCCGGCCACAGCCTTGGCGAGTACTCCGCTCTGGTGGCGGCCGGGGTGTTGACCTTTGCCGACGCTCTACGCCTGGTGCGCCGCCGCGGCGAGCAGATGCAGCTCGCCGTGCCCGCAGGGGAGGGCACCATGGCGGCGATTCTCGGCCTCGATGGCGATGCGCTGGCGGCGATCACCGGCGAGGCCGCCGGCGACCAGGTGTGCTCCGTGGCGAACTACAACGCGCCGGGGCAGATTGTGATCGCCGGCCATAGGGCCGCCGTCGAACGCGCCGTTGAACTGGCGAAGCCGGCCGGCGCCAAGAAAGCCGTGATGCTGCCGGTGTCCGCGCCCTTCCACTGTTCGTTGATGGCGCCGGCCCGGGAGGCCATGGCCGAGGCGCTGGCGGCGACGGAGTTTCGTGATCCGTCGGTGCCGGTGGTGACCAACGTCGATGCCCGGCCGGTGACCTCCGGCGCCCAAGCGCGCGACGCGCTAGTGCGGCAGATCGACAGCCCGGTGCGCTGGGTGGAGTCGATCGAGACGATGGTCGGCGAGCTGGGGGTCGGGCGCTTCTGCGAACTCGGCCCAGGCAAGGTGCTTTGCGGCATGATCCGGCGCATCGCCCGCGGCTCCAGCCAGGTCGCCATCGGCGAGGCGGAGGCCTACCGCGCGCTGGAAGCCTGA
- the plsX gene encoding phosphate acyltransferase PlsX, whose translation MWIAVDAMGGDHAPRAVVRGACRAAHEDGTGILLVGDQEAIRRELKSGGSKAAECMRAERIEVVHAPEAVRMDEPAITPIRKKRQSSIRRCAELVRDGRAQAMVSAGNTGAAMISAKMVVGTVAGVDRPALAAVLPNGYGRTVLLDVGANVDTRPEQLREFAVMGHFYAQEVVGTPAPKVGLLSIGEEESKGTDLTREVFKVLKTTGLNFVGNVEGSDVFNGAVDVIVCDGFVGNAVLKSAESLAQLLGRMLREELEKGVHTRLGYLMAKPAFDQFRRRTDYREYGAAPLLGVEGGCFIGHGRSNDRAILSSIRRAVEFCGANLHHKIRDKIAELHSEEERLLGSRPLEAPVS comes from the coding sequence ATGTGGATCGCCGTCGATGCCATGGGAGGAGACCACGCGCCACGGGCGGTGGTGCGCGGCGCCTGCCGCGCGGCCCACGAAGACGGCACCGGGATCCTGCTGGTCGGTGACCAAGAGGCGATCCGCAGAGAGCTGAAGTCCGGCGGTTCCAAGGCCGCCGAATGCATGCGGGCCGAGCGCATTGAAGTGGTTCACGCGCCGGAGGCCGTCCGGATGGACGAGCCGGCGATCACCCCCATCCGAAAGAAACGCCAGTCTTCCATCCGTCGCTGCGCCGAACTGGTGCGCGATGGGCGGGCGCAGGCGATGGTCTCCGCCGGCAACACCGGCGCCGCCATGATCAGCGCCAAGATGGTGGTGGGGACCGTCGCCGGAGTCGATCGGCCGGCGTTGGCGGCGGTGCTGCCGAACGGTTACGGGAGGACGGTGTTGCTCGACGTCGGCGCCAACGTCGATACCCGGCCGGAGCAGCTCCGGGAGTTCGCTGTGATGGGCCACTTCTACGCCCAGGAGGTGGTGGGCACACCGGCGCCCAAAGTCGGCCTGCTCTCCATCGGCGAGGAAGAGAGCAAGGGCACGGATTTGACCCGCGAGGTGTTCAAGGTGCTCAAGACCACCGGCCTCAACTTCGTCGGCAATGTCGAAGGTAGCGACGTGTTCAACGGGGCGGTGGACGTGATCGTGTGCGACGGCTTCGTCGGCAACGCGGTGTTGAAGAGCGCCGAATCCCTCGCCCAGCTCCTCGGCCGCATGCTGCGGGAGGAGCTGGAGAAGGGGGTGCACACCCGCCTCGGCTACCTGATGGCGAAACCGGCCTTCGACCAGTTCCGCCGCCGTACGGACTACCGCGAGTACGGCGCGGCACCGCTGCTGGGGGTCGAGGGCGGCTGTTTCATCGGCCACGGCCGGTCGAACGACCGGGCGATTTTGAGTTCGATCCGGCGGGCGGTGGAGTTCTGCGGTGCGAACCTCCACCATAAGATTCGCGACAAGATCGCCGAGCTGCACAGTGAGGAAGAGCGTTTGCTGGGAAGTCGCCCGCTCGAAGCGCCGGTGAGCTGA
- the rpmF gene encoding 50S ribosomal protein L32 → MANPKRRTSKARRDRRRAHDALSRPSASLCPECGETKMPHRACRACGSYRGRDVIEPKDLL, encoded by the coding sequence ATGGCCAATCCAAAACGACGTACATCCAAGGCTCGCCGTGACCGGCGCCGGGCCCATGACGCCCTTTCGCGCCCGAGCGCGTCGCTGTGCCCCGAGTGCGGTGAGACCAAGATGCCGCACCGCGCCTGCCGCGCCTGCGGTTCGTACCGCGGCCGCGACGTCATTGAGCCCAAAGACCTTCTCTAG
- a CDS encoding DUF177 domain-containing protein: protein MKIRLDEARVQPIEWDETLLVPVGELGGIDELVVLGPVIWRGRVVEVEGGFFLRARLEASQGLRCDRCLTEFERDLEGDVELLVVIDEPPEDDEIELRADDLGILYHDGEEFDTWPLLIEHLTLGVPMQPLCRDDCRGLCARCGEDLNDGTCDCGQEEPDPRWAALAQLKDRLSN, encoded by the coding sequence ATGAAGATTCGTCTCGATGAAGCGCGGGTTCAGCCCATCGAATGGGACGAAACGCTGTTGGTGCCGGTGGGGGAACTGGGCGGCATCGACGAGCTGGTGGTCCTCGGGCCGGTCATCTGGCGCGGTCGGGTGGTGGAGGTAGAGGGCGGTTTTTTTCTGCGCGCCCGCCTCGAAGCCAGTCAAGGGCTGCGCTGTGATCGCTGCCTGACGGAGTTCGAGCGCGACCTCGAAGGGGACGTCGAACTGCTGGTGGTGATCGACGAACCGCCGGAAGACGACGAGATCGAACTCCGGGCGGACGATCTCGGGATCCTCTACCACGACGGTGAGGAGTTCGATACGTGGCCGCTGCTGATCGAGCATCTAACCCTCGGCGTGCCAATGCAGCCCCTCTGTCGGGACGACTGCCGGGGACTGTGCGCACGCTGCGGCGAGGACTTGAACGACGGGACTTGCGACTGCGGCCAAGAAGAGCCGGATCCGCGCTGGGCCGCTCTCGCGCAGCTCAAGGACCGCCTGTCCAATTGA
- a CDS encoding glycosyltransferase family 4 protein, with protein sequence MRVAYLSPLPPRPSGIADYSAELLPALAEHWNLDLYTEADYRPSEELAEGFTVRPVSDFPRRAGEYDAAVYQIGNHPLFHGPLYRALQEVPGVLVLHEYVLHHMLRELTVVAGDADAYLQLLRYCAGSTGHRLGRRMLTTGIPVDPWRYPLFERAVDASRAVIVHGETARQRILASRPSAEVFAVPQHFSLGAEAEAGDRQALRAALDLPAAGLLVATYGFLSRPKRIDVCLRAFARLRRRYPEALFLLVGDADPRLELAERLAGELGVGVRWIGRTPMVTFQRYLTVSDIALNLRYPTAGETSAVLMRLLALGKAVVVSDAGAFAEIPDGCVAKIDPRQGEEETLARTLELLAGDAGLRRSLGANARRYMLGAHTLEHTAAGYARAVEETVRRKLQPSPPVPPLAPYPEEDVASDLYEAVGAHLADLGIEDGEGELLSAVSERLVDLGICPAKA encoded by the coding sequence ATGCGCGTCGCCTACCTGAGCCCGCTTCCGCCGCGCCCCTCGGGGATCGCCGACTACAGCGCCGAGCTACTGCCGGCCTTGGCCGAGCACTGGAACCTCGACCTTTACACCGAGGCGGACTACCGACCGAGCGAGGAGCTGGCCGAAGGCTTCACGGTGCGGCCGGTGAGCGATTTTCCGCGGCGCGCCGGGGAGTACGACGCGGCGGTCTACCAGATCGGCAACCACCCGCTCTTCCATGGGCCGCTCTACCGGGCGCTGCAGGAGGTGCCGGGTGTGCTGGTGCTGCACGAGTATGTGCTGCACCACATGCTGCGGGAGCTGACGGTGGTGGCCGGCGACGCCGACGCGTACCTCCAACTGCTGCGCTACTGCGCCGGATCGACCGGCCATCGCCTGGGCCGCCGCATGCTCACCACCGGCATTCCGGTGGACCCTTGGCGCTATCCGCTCTTCGAGCGGGCGGTGGATGCCTCGCGGGCGGTGATCGTTCACGGTGAGACCGCGCGGCAGCGGATCCTCGCCAGCCGCCCGTCGGCGGAGGTGTTCGCCGTGCCGCAGCACTTCAGCCTGGGGGCCGAAGCCGAGGCCGGCGACCGACAAGCCCTGCGAGCGGCGCTCGATCTGCCCGCCGCCGGGCTGCTGGTGGCGACCTATGGCTTCCTGTCGCGGCCGAAGCGCATCGATGTTTGCCTGCGGGCCTTCGCTCGGCTGCGGCGGCGGTATCCGGAGGCCCTATTCCTGCTGGTGGGCGATGCCGACCCGCGCCTCGAACTCGCGGAGCGCCTGGCCGGCGAGCTGGGGGTGGGCGTTCGTTGGATCGGGCGCACACCGATGGTGACCTTCCAGCGCTACCTGACCGTTTCCGACATCGCCCTCAATCTGCGTTATCCGACCGCCGGCGAAACCTCGGCGGTGCTGATGCGCCTGCTCGCCCTTGGCAAGGCGGTGGTGGTGAGCGACGCCGGCGCCTTCGCCGAGATTCCGGACGGTTGTGTCGCCAAGATCGATCCCCGCCAGGGCGAGGAAGAGACCCTTGCTCGCACCCTCGAGCTGCTGGCCGGAGATGCCGGCCTGCGCCGCTCCCTCGGCGCCAACGCCCGCCGCTACATGCTCGGAGCACACACCCTGGAGCACACCGCCGCCGGCTACGCCCGGGCGGTGGAGGAGACGGTGCGGCGGAAGCTCCAGCCGAGCCCGCCGGTGCCGCCCCTGGCGCCCTATCCGGAGGAGGACGTGGCGAGCGACCTGTACGAGGCGGTGGGCGCCCACCTGGCGGATCTGGGCATCGAGGACGGCGAGGGAGAGCTGCTGTCTGCCGTCTCCGAGCGGTTGGTGGATTTGGGGATTTGCCCGGCCAAAGCCTAA
- a CDS encoding glycosyltransferase family 4 protein, whose translation MSQRILVCNSQMPFLWGGAEILAESLVEELAKRDFEVELVRLPFSMASRRALLESALAWRLLDVTAVEEKTIDRVICTRFPSYLVRHPRKVVWLVHQVRQIYDLRGTHYSNFDDSPRDERVVEMVHTMDRRSLSEARRRFAISQNVAGRLERHLGLTAESLYPPSKLAPRLSPGPESNKSGDYVFSAGRLVQPKRFELLIRAMPHAPGVRCVIAGRGPEREQLEALAEQLGVADRLELPGWVSDDELVSYYRDCLAVFYAPFDEDYGYVTIEAFKAGKPVLTTSDAGGVLEFVVDGENGYVCEAGADAALGRRMAALAADRELASRLGAAGEGAVADIDWDHVIARLTE comes from the coding sequence ATGAGCCAGCGCATTCTGGTCTGCAACAGCCAGATGCCCTTCCTGTGGGGCGGCGCAGAGATCCTCGCCGAGTCGCTGGTCGAGGAGCTGGCGAAGCGCGACTTCGAGGTCGAGCTGGTGCGGCTGCCCTTCAGCATGGCGAGCCGCCGGGCGCTCTTGGAAAGCGCTCTTGCCTGGCGCCTCCTCGACGTCACCGCCGTCGAGGAAAAGACCATCGACCGGGTGATCTGTACCCGCTTTCCGTCCTACCTGGTGCGCCATCCGCGCAAGGTGGTGTGGCTGGTGCACCAGGTGCGCCAGATCTACGACCTGCGCGGTACCCATTACTCGAACTTCGACGACTCGCCGCGCGACGAGCGGGTGGTCGAGATGGTCCACACCATGGATCGCCGCAGCCTGTCCGAGGCGCGCCGGCGCTTTGCCATTTCGCAGAACGTCGCCGGACGCCTGGAGCGCCACTTGGGGCTGACCGCCGAGAGTCTGTACCCGCCCTCCAAGCTCGCCCCACGGCTGTCGCCGGGCCCAGAGTCGAACAAGAGTGGCGACTACGTTTTTTCGGCCGGCCGGCTGGTGCAGCCGAAGCGTTTTGAACTGCTGATCCGGGCGATGCCCCATGCGCCGGGGGTGCGCTGCGTGATCGCCGGCCGCGGGCCGGAGCGCGAGCAGCTGGAGGCCCTGGCGGAGCAGTTGGGGGTGGCCGACCGGCTGGAGCTGCCCGGCTGGGTGTCGGATGACGAGCTGGTGTCCTACTACCGGGACTGCTTGGCGGTGTTCTACGCCCCCTTCGACGAGGACTACGGCTATGTGACCATCGAGGCCTTCAAGGCCGGCAAGCCGGTGCTCACCACTTCCGACGCCGGCGGGGTGCTCGAATTCGTGGTGGACGGCGAGAACGGATACGTGTGTGAGGCCGGCGCCGATGCCGCCCTCGGCCGGCGCATGGCGGCCCTGGCGGCGGACCGCGAACTCGCCAGCCGCCTCGGCGCCGCTGGCGAAGGCGCCGTGGCGGATATCGATTGGGACCACGTCATCGCGCGGCTGACGGAGTAG